The Candidatus Dependentiae bacterium genome has a segment encoding these proteins:
- a CDS encoding glucokinase: MLTLREVIYVQEVPRNVRAILVGDIGGTNSNFGIFQHPDDGLSLLLSLHAKSQEIVSFSDLVNQVLLHIKDRYSITVHHACFAAAGVVSADRDYSKPTNLDFIIDTQEIVKQTGLSCVFLTNDFEVIGYGLSCINAKDLVSVNHAVAHGKTNKAILGAGTGLGKCIMFWEKDRKMYVPVASEGGHADFAAQSEIEFALVNFLKKTNNCDCNISWEDVLSGTGIKNMYKFFCQYNGAVKPNDFLAKGGLHPDEIFNSRTIDEHAWHTFDFYAHFYARCAKNFALDSLSRGGIYIAGGIAAKNLQLFQQESFLNEFINCGKQKDLLKNIPIYVITDYNVSLYGAAEYMRLEGLCG; this comes from the coding sequence TGGTATTTTCCAACATCCTGATGATGGCTTAAGCCTTCTTTTGTCCCTGCATGCCAAAAGCCAGGAAATTGTAAGCTTTAGTGATCTGGTCAATCAAGTGCTACTGCATATAAAAGATAGGTACAGCATTACGGTTCACCATGCCTGTTTTGCTGCTGCGGGTGTTGTTTCTGCTGATCGTGATTATAGCAAACCAACCAATTTAGATTTTATTATCGACACTCAAGAGATTGTAAAACAAACAGGGCTCTCGTGTGTATTTTTAACCAATGATTTTGAAGTCATTGGTTATGGTTTGTCTTGTATTAATGCAAAGGATTTAGTGTCGGTTAATCATGCGGTTGCTCATGGTAAAACTAATAAAGCAATTTTGGGTGCTGGTACCGGCCTTGGCAAATGCATCATGTTTTGGGAGAAGGACCGGAAGATGTATGTTCCGGTGGCTTCTGAAGGTGGTCATGCCGATTTTGCTGCGCAGTCAGAAATTGAGTTTGCGTTAGTTAATTTTTTGAAAAAAACTAACAACTGCGATTGTAATATTTCGTGGGAAGATGTGCTGTCGGGCACTGGTATTAAGAATATGTATAAGTTTTTCTGCCAATACAATGGCGCGGTAAAGCCAAATGATTTTTTGGCAAAAGGCGGTTTGCATCCGGATGAAATCTTTAACTCACGCACTATTGACGAACATGCCTGGCATACCTTTGATTTTTACGCTCACTTTTATGCTCGTTGTGCAAAGAACTTTGCGCTTGATTCATTATCTCGTGGCGGCATTTACATTGCTGGTGGCATAGCTGCAAAAAATTTGCAATTGTTTCAGCAAGAAAGTTTTTTGAATGAGTTTATTAATTGTGGTAAACAAAAAGATCTTTTAAAAAATATCCCTATTTATGTTATTACCGACTATAACGTGAGTTTATACGGCGCCGCGGAGTATATGAGATTAGAAGGATTATGTGGTTAA